Proteins encoded by one window of Blautia argi:
- a CDS encoding zinc metallopeptidase produces the protein MFIDYSYIVYVLPAVLFAMWTSAHVNSTFRRYSTQYSMRNVTGYDAARRVLDANGLYHVRIERVNGSLTDHYDPRSNVIRLSDSVYSQTSTAAIGVAAHEAGHAIQYAQHYIPIRLRNAIIPITNLGSKLAMPLILIGLLFAGTGSSMGMLAYVGVACFGFSTLFQLFTLPTEFDASRRAIRAIETCGILSSDEIYGSKKVLTAAALTYVAALAVSLMQLLRLLNIVNRRNNN, from the coding sequence ATGTTTATAGACTACTCTTATATCGTTTATGTACTTCCTGCCGTACTTTTTGCCATGTGGACCAGCGCTCATGTAAACAGCACGTTTCGCCGCTACTCCACACAGTACTCTATGCGAAATGTGACCGGCTATGATGCAGCCAGACGGGTGCTTGATGCCAATGGTCTGTACCATGTACGCATTGAACGGGTCAACGGAAGTCTGACTGACCATTATGATCCCAGAAGCAATGTGATACGCCTTTCAGACAGCGTATACTCCCAGACCTCTACAGCAGCCATTGGGGTCGCAGCCCACGAAGCCGGACATGCAATCCAATATGCACAGCATTATATACCCATTCGTCTTAGAAATGCTATTATTCCCATTACCAATCTGGGGTCCAAGCTGGCTATGCCTCTTATTTTAATTGGTCTGCTTTTTGCCGGTACAGGCTCTTCTATGGGAATGCTGGCCTATGTGGGTGTCGCCTGCTTTGGTTTTTCCACGCTGTTCCAGCTTTTTACGCTTCCCACAGAGTTTGACGCCAGCCGCAGGGCCATACGGGCCATTGAAACCTGCGGAATCCTCAGTTCTGATGAAATTTATGGTTCCAAAAAGGTGCTTACAGCCGCAGCCTTAACCTATGTAGCGGCTCTGGCAGTTTCCCTCATGCAGCTGCTTCGTCTTTTAAACATCGTAAACAGACGAAACAATAACTGA
- a CDS encoding reverse transcriptase family protein, whose amino-acid sequence MNSSLCNYCTENQIQDFLLSLHLTGTLTHSPKAELALLYGLANHAEEHYERVLLPKKDGSKRILHVPDSVLKHVQKQILRQVLMEIPVSSYSCAYQKGSSLSQNAAPHKGQKLLLKLDIHDFFGSISYISVYQHGFPCERIPDPVRTLLAHLCCYKDMLPQGAPASPYLSNLVMKPFDEYMGNWCREREIAYTRYCDDLTFSGDFNPKEVYRKAKGFLNRLGFEVNSRKTHIISQKNRQEVTGITVNEKLQVPKNYRRQLRQECYYIQKFGLENHLKQTGCQDSSAKYLQRLLGKIEYVLQVNPEDMEFQELKKRMKVYRKNDE is encoded by the coding sequence ATGAATTCTTCCCTCTGTAATTACTGCACAGAAAATCAAATACAGGATTTCCTTCTTTCTCTGCATCTGACCGGTACTTTAACCCATTCGCCTAAGGCAGAACTTGCGCTTTTATACGGGCTTGCCAATCACGCGGAAGAACATTACGAAAGAGTGCTTCTCCCAAAAAAGGACGGCAGCAAACGAATACTTCATGTACCGGATAGTGTGTTAAAACATGTACAAAAGCAAATATTGCGGCAGGTATTAATGGAAATCCCTGTATCTTCCTATTCCTGTGCCTATCAAAAAGGAAGCTCCCTTTCCCAAAACGCAGCGCCACATAAAGGACAGAAGCTGTTGCTAAAGCTGGATATCCATGACTTTTTTGGCAGTATTTCCTATATCAGTGTCTACCAGCACGGGTTTCCCTGCGAACGGATACCAGACCCGGTCCGCACACTGCTGGCACATCTGTGCTGTTATAAGGATATGCTTCCTCAGGGCGCACCTGCTTCCCCTTATCTTTCTAATCTTGTAATGAAACCTTTTGATGAATATATGGGAAACTGGTGCAGGGAAAGAGAGATTGCTTATACAAGATACTGTGATGACCTCACTTTTTCCGGCGACTTTAATCCCAAAGAAGTGTACAGAAAAGCAAAAGGATTTTTAAACCGTCTTGGTTTTGAAGTGAATTCCCGAAAGACCCATATAATTTCTCAGAAAAATCGTCAGGAGGTCACCGGGATTACTGTAAATGAAAAACTCCAGGTTCCGAAAAACTACCGCCGACAACTTCGACAGGAATGTTACTATATTCAAAAGTTTGGTCTGGAAAATCATTTAAAACAGACAGGCTGTCAGGACAGCTCTGCTAAATATCTGCAGCGGCTTCTGGGAAAAATAGAATATGTTTTGCAGGTAAATCCTGAGGATATGGAATTTCAGGAGTTAAAGAAACGAATGAAAGTATATCGGAAAAATGACGAATAG
- a CDS encoding carboxypeptidase regulatory-like domain-containing protein, whose amino-acid sequence MKGKRKLRERLMVLALTFTMTAGMMVEPVRIRAAQSGETVNVTAVNNAEAVPEALEGGGGRPVEKYRVSVSEKNGVTEAYSGDVLTFVAAIEGTAPENPGITWSADNNAVVTPSGNGMEATVTVPEGLAAGTKITVTAVCGDVSGSASVTVKEKTYNVSGTITSGESVVPGAEVRLGNFEAQTTDDNGAYSVSNVPSGTYNLVVKRNGFEEYQDSVNVNSADTPEVNAALILAEGSTTIDNSNIVVGETMPAGYTCGLTESEIQSVEWQSADATIAEVKNGTVKGVRAGTTTITATVHSVYGDVPMTGIGVTVEECGTEITKITINKEGIFKKRLNIDVTVTALAGTSIPGGGEVEFKIKQLGVNDDAEEKIYTETLDNGTTRLQLQKKNFDFSGGYLITVTYKGNPGYYFASAEKTTNYNYAISGLEYEDERGKTIVSDEKNPLTLTYGDEKKIWISEENETVNELFSKDLANVNIVKQDTSEKKGYTEFLITAQKAGTCEEVFKRTAGEERIYPYLYIKVEPKELVIDEAKEKTYMTYSKIYDDNKKVFAKADTNDVIVLNRMKFKDGVKLGDTVNVDLDAVGKINGSLSDGFSGNVTPGTETEITFNQNQLSLKNNTDGNYVLANQEITVSANVIVNKRPVDIKVSDATRSFGHAYKNGIGNTADYVFTPADWLAVALGTGEGISGVIQKGYKDPSSERALIEQQEGGNVANPGKYPGVLSVDTENIEYNQEDHTGIKNKDNYEFRITAGDLTIVPEKISELTEYLNLQNTPDNPTMYFENENKLWVKADKGRLKLTANEKKLYDEVLLKKIGEQEISPAVSLTGKGYEFNRKDVVGSEEVALALQLKNKAGALSQEFDYRVSLDNTIPKVRISDAEGTNTSLGDFVKTISFGLFGKTKYKVNVQVTETETSGLKEWTYMVLPLKEDMVNDTDGVYDVDNPTEEEMSKSKLLQYMESLKDSGEYTWKPMETSADMTEIPIDRKDVGEDFVANNYVVLVKPYDNVKNSKIYTSLGIILDNNDPYVELDLDYEGGQVYRDVYNDDVKLHMSITDNHQPADKMVSGLKRVYYQVAIGEKNLDKAEHVPLYDAAEGKIYTLEELQNEIFQRNITIQKELNSNDIWVRVTAVDNSDNEFQAFKQLKIDITKPKVSVRYETKATEHYAPYYKENRTAIVTVEERNADINNVEELWFDLKREGEQKASKYTVSSLKNIEGITVESVTDFQEGQDASQYTEGRTIEIRICFSGDNKYNFDVHCKDKGDWENEQDNSAYFVIDKTAPKVNVTYYNADGTISVTENEVGRFYSHRQISVKVEIKEHNFALDDKEVPIDVKVTADKVGAEESIPDYAAENKNLKEWSQNGDIYVNTYDFISDANYTHAITYTDLAGNTASYGPGYFTVDKTNPTGKAEIKGFGFWESLLEKITFGLFSPSTVDVEATGSDYTSPIHQVQYTRVHDQMTRDELEAYNSWSSASEDRPGFAGFSVSPDEQFIVYIKVTDYAGNYEFFSSDGMIVDSTKPDPVVTITNLSPSQNGIFNEDVTLQIDVEDPTVGDTYSGLEKVWYIVSGAGNVNTSETIELLNNSKNRTQGNKTFRQVITVPASVYNSNDVKVQAFAQDFSGNQGESEITELKIDVTNPTISVSWDLNNPSNGRYYKDTRTATVTVTDRNFDEDNVRFNVTNTDGTEANISGWSSSSNIGVSDHATSTCQVSFPADGDYTFTLGCTDLAGNSGEYGQTDEFTIDKTIPVITVSYDNNSARNGNYFKEVRTAIIKVQEHNFNSADVRAAVTAALQGRGISAPSVSGFSDSGDVHTATVRYAAEGDYTFDVDYIDMAGNQAADYTSDSFTVDLTKPEVEIVDIKDKSANNDVVAPGVKVTDVNYDAQNVTISVIGANNGKVDIGKAVRGIENGQSIKMDDFAREEKMDDLYKLTAKSVDRAGNETEKSVMFSVNRYGSVYILDDDTWADKGGWLDTKDYTYIRKEQDLGVVEYNVDTIESNKITVNRDGELETLKENQDYTVKNSGSNVQWKENHYVIDAENFAEEGNYNVLFNTRDRASNTMNNTSVKKNNKNLPIEFTVDKTAPTVVVSGVEDGGQYRSAEKNMIVDAKDNLALAKVIISVDGEKTVYNAEKLRKLNGMIETAVSSANSWQNIEITSEDAAGNQLGQTEENDKAQPVVMKILVTSNIVIQYYMNKPLFYGSIAVIVIMVGLIVLLVWRKKK is encoded by the coding sequence ATGAAAGGAAAACGAAAGTTAAGGGAAAGACTCATGGTATTGGCGCTGACCTTTACAATGACAGCCGGAATGATGGTTGAGCCGGTGCGGATTCGCGCGGCACAGTCCGGTGAAACTGTGAATGTGACAGCAGTGAACAATGCGGAGGCAGTACCTGAGGCTTTAGAGGGCGGGGGAGGTCGGCCTGTAGAAAAATACCGTGTTTCCGTGTCCGAAAAAAATGGAGTTACAGAGGCTTATTCAGGTGATGTTTTAACCTTTGTGGCAGCTATTGAGGGTACAGCGCCGGAAAACCCTGGAATTACATGGAGTGCAGATAATAATGCAGTCGTAACTCCAAGCGGAAACGGTATGGAAGCAACTGTGACTGTACCGGAAGGACTGGCAGCAGGCACAAAGATTACAGTAACTGCAGTATGCGGAGATGTTTCAGGAAGTGCGTCTGTAACTGTAAAAGAGAAAACCTATAACGTAAGCGGAACAATTACCTCCGGTGAAAGTGTAGTTCCCGGTGCAGAAGTAAGACTGGGGAATTTTGAAGCCCAGACCACAGATGACAACGGAGCTTATTCTGTGAGCAATGTGCCAAGCGGAACCTATAATCTGGTGGTGAAAAGAAACGGATTTGAGGAGTATCAGGATTCTGTAAATGTGAATTCTGCAGATACTCCAGAGGTTAATGCTGCATTAATCTTAGCTGAAGGAAGTACAACGATTGATAACAGTAATATCGTAGTAGGAGAAACTATGCCGGCTGGATATACCTGCGGTTTGACAGAGAGTGAGATTCAGTCTGTGGAATGGCAGTCTGCAGATGCGACTATTGCAGAGGTTAAAAACGGAACAGTAAAAGGTGTAAGGGCAGGAACAACGACGATTACAGCGACAGTTCACTCGGTATATGGCGATGTACCTATGACAGGAATTGGCGTTACTGTTGAAGAATGTGGTACAGAGATTACAAAGATTACGATAAATAAAGAGGGTATTTTTAAAAAGAGATTAAACATTGATGTAACAGTAACAGCGCTTGCCGGAACATCAATACCTGGCGGTGGAGAAGTAGAATTTAAAATCAAGCAGTTGGGCGTCAATGATGATGCAGAAGAAAAAATTTATACAGAAACTCTTGATAATGGAACAACACGTCTGCAATTACAGAAGAAAAACTTTGATTTTTCCGGAGGATATCTGATAACAGTTACTTATAAGGGAAATCCTGGTTACTATTTTGCAAGTGCAGAGAAAACAACGAATTATAATTATGCCATCAGTGGATTAGAATATGAAGATGAAAGAGGAAAAACAATTGTTTCTGATGAAAAGAATCCATTGACACTTACGTATGGTGATGAAAAGAAGATTTGGATTTCTGAAGAGAATGAAACAGTGAATGAGTTGTTTTCAAAAGACCTTGCCAATGTCAACATTGTAAAACAGGACACATCTGAAAAAAAGGGATACACAGAATTTCTTATCACTGCACAAAAGGCTGGGACATGTGAGGAAGTATTTAAGAGAACAGCAGGAGAAGAAAGAATATATCCGTATTTATATATCAAGGTAGAACCTAAAGAGCTTGTTATTGATGAGGCGAAGGAAAAGACTTATATGACTTATTCTAAAATCTATGATGACAATAAGAAGGTTTTTGCAAAGGCAGATACAAACGATGTTATTGTACTAAATCGTATGAAATTTAAAGACGGAGTGAAACTCGGAGATACAGTAAATGTAGATTTAGATGCTGTGGGAAAGATCAATGGAAGTTTATCAGACGGTTTTTCCGGAAATGTAACACCTGGAACCGAAACAGAGATAACCTTTAACCAGAATCAGCTCAGTCTTAAAAACAATACTGATGGAAACTATGTTTTGGCAAATCAGGAAATTACGGTATCGGCAAATGTGATTGTAAACAAAAGACCTGTAGATATAAAAGTCAGTGATGCAACAAGGTCTTTTGGACATGCATACAAGAATGGTATTGGTAATACTGCGGACTATGTGTTTACACCTGCAGACTGGTTGGCGGTAGCTCTGGGTACCGGAGAGGGAATCAGCGGTGTCATTCAGAAAGGATATAAAGACCCGTCAAGTGAGCGTGCATTAATCGAGCAGCAGGAGGGTGGAAACGTAGCAAATCCGGGAAAATATCCGGGAGTATTATCTGTTGATACTGAAAACATAGAATATAATCAGGAAGATCATACCGGTATTAAAAATAAAGATAATTATGAATTTAGGATTACGGCAGGTGATTTGACAATTGTACCGGAAAAAATCAGTGAGCTTACAGAGTATCTTAATTTACAAAACACACCGGATAACCCGACGATGTATTTTGAGAATGAAAATAAGCTTTGGGTAAAGGCGGATAAAGGCAGGTTAAAATTAACTGCAAACGAGAAAAAACTGTACGACGAAGTATTGTTGAAAAAGATAGGCGAACAGGAGATTTCTCCGGCTGTTTCCTTAACAGGCAAAGGATATGAATTTAACCGTAAAGATGTTGTTGGGTCAGAGGAAGTAGCTCTGGCATTACAACTCAAAAATAAAGCCGGGGCTCTTTCTCAGGAATTTGATTATCGGGTTTCTCTGGATAATACAATTCCGAAAGTTCGTATCAGTGATGCAGAGGGTACAAATACTTCTTTGGGAGATTTTGTAAAAACGATATCCTTCGGCTTATTTGGTAAGACAAAGTATAAAGTAAATGTTCAGGTAACAGAAACAGAAACGTCAGGACTTAAAGAATGGACTTATATGGTTCTGCCCTTGAAGGAAGACATGGTAAATGATACAGATGGCGTCTATGATGTGGATAATCCTACAGAGGAGGAAATGTCTAAAAGTAAACTGTTACAGTATATGGAAAGCTTGAAGGACAGCGGAGAGTATACATGGAAGCCTATGGAAACATCTGCTGATATGACAGAGATTCCGATAGACAGAAAAGATGTGGGTGAAGATTTTGTTGCCAACAATTATGTAGTGCTTGTAAAACCCTATGATAATGTTAAAAACAGCAAAATTTACACCTCACTGGGAATTATTCTGGATAATAACGACCCATATGTGGAATTGGATTTGGACTATGAGGGCGGACAGGTTTACAGAGATGTATACAATGATGATGTAAAACTGCATATGTCTATTACAGATAATCATCAGCCAGCAGACAAAATGGTTTCGGGATTAAAGAGGGTTTATTATCAGGTAGCTATAGGAGAAAAGAATCTGGACAAGGCAGAACACGTTCCTTTGTATGATGCAGCGGAAGGGAAGATCTATACTTTAGAGGAGCTTCAAAATGAAATTTTCCAAAGAAATATTACGATTCAAAAGGAATTAAATTCCAATGATATCTGGGTGCGTGTTACAGCAGTAGATAATTCCGATAATGAATTTCAGGCATTTAAGCAGTTAAAAATTGATATTACAAAACCGAAGGTATCTGTGAGATATGAAACGAAAGCAACCGAACACTATGCGCCTTATTATAAGGAAAACCGGACAGCTATTGTAACTGTAGAAGAAAGAAATGCAGATATCAATAACGTGGAAGAACTGTGGTTTGACCTGAAACGAGAGGGAGAACAGAAGGCTTCAAAGTATACGGTGTCTTCACTGAAAAATATTGAAGGAATTACCGTGGAGTCTGTAACCGATTTTCAGGAAGGACAGGATGCATCGCAGTATACAGAAGGAAGAACCATAGAAATAAGAATCTGTTTCAGTGGTGACAACAAGTACAACTTTGATGTTCATTGCAAGGACAAAGGGGACTGGGAAAATGAGCAGGATAACAGCGCTTACTTTGTTATTGATAAGACTGCCCCGAAAGTAAATGTAACTTATTATAATGCGGATGGTACAATCAGTGTGACAGAAAACGAAGTGGGACGTTTTTACAGCCACAGGCAGATAAGCGTTAAAGTGGAAATCAAAGAACACAACTTTGCACTTGATGATAAAGAGGTTCCGATTGATGTAAAAGTGACTGCAGACAAAGTAGGAGCAGAGGAATCCATACCGGATTATGCAGCAGAGAATAAAAATCTGAAAGAATGGAGCCAAAACGGAGATATTTATGTAAATACATATGACTTTATTTCAGATGCAAACTATACGCACGCCATCACCTATACAGACCTTGCGGGAAATACCGCTTCCTACGGACCGGGATATTTCACAGTAGATAAAACTAACCCAACCGGTAAGGCAGAAATCAAAGGGTTTGGGTTCTGGGAAAGTCTGCTGGAAAAAATAACCTTTGGACTTTTCAGCCCATCAACCGTAGATGTGGAAGCAACAGGTTCTGATTATACCTCACCGATTCATCAGGTGCAGTATACAAGAGTACATGACCAGATGACAAGAGATGAGTTGGAAGCATACAACAGCTGGTCATCTGCTTCTGAGGACAGACCGGGTTTTGCAGGGTTTTCTGTAAGTCCTGACGAACAGTTTATTGTATACATAAAGGTAACAGATTATGCCGGAAACTATGAGTTCTTTAGCTCTGACGGTATGATTGTGGACAGCACCAAACCGGATCCGGTTGTTACCATTACAAACCTGAGTCCATCTCAGAATGGAATCTTTAATGAAGATGTAACTCTGCAAATTGATGTAGAAGACCCTACCGTGGGAGATACTTATTCAGGATTGGAAAAAGTGTGGTATATCGTAAGCGGTGCAGGTAATGTCAATACCAGTGAAACCATTGAGCTTTTGAACAACAGCAAAAACAGGACGCAGGGAAATAAAACGTTCCGTCAGGTCATTACAGTTCCGGCAAGCGTATATAACAGCAATGATGTAAAGGTACAGGCATTTGCACAGGACTTCTCCGGCAATCAGGGAGAGAGCGAAATTACAGAGCTGAAAATTGACGTGACAAATCCGACGATTTCTGTTTCCTGGGATTTGAACAATCCTTCCAACGGCAGATATTACAAAGATACCAGAACCGCGACGGTCACAGTCACAGACAGAAACTTTGATGAAGACAATGTGAGATTCAATGTCACAAACACAGACGGCACAGAGGCAAACATCAGCGGCTGGAGCAGCAGCAGTAACATTGGTGTTTCCGATCATGCTACAAGTACCTGTCAGGTGTCCTTCCCGGCAGACGGTGATTATACCTTTACCCTTGGCTGCACAGATTTGGCAGGTAACAGTGGGGAGTATGGACAGACAGACGAATTTACCATTGATAAAACCATTCCGGTCATCACAGTTTCTTATGACAATAACAGTGCAAGAAACGGCAATTACTTTAAGGAAGTCCGTACAGCAATTATCAAAGTTCAGGAACATAATTTTAATTCCGCAGACGTCCGCGCTGCAGTAACGGCTGCACTGCAGGGCAGAGGAATTTCCGCACCTTCTGTCAGCGGTTTTTCCGACAGCGGAGATGTGCATACAGCAACCGTGCGCTATGCCGCAGAAGGTGATTATACCTTTGATGTGGATTACATAGATATGGCAGGCAATCAGGCGGCAGATTACACATCGGACAGCTTTACCGTGGACTTAACAAAACCGGAAGTTGAGATTGTGGATATTAAGGATAAATCTGCGAATAATGATGTAGTTGCACCGGGAGTAAAAGTAACTGATGTAAACTATGATGCCCAAAATGTTACCATTAGCGTAATCGGAGCCAATAACGGCAAGGTGGATATCGGCAAAGCAGTCAGAGGGATTGAAAACGGACAGAGCATTAAAATGGATGATTTTGCAAGAGAGGAAAAAATGGACGACCTTTACAAGCTCACTGCAAAATCTGTAGACAGGGCAGGAAATGAAACAGAAAAATCCGTGATGTTTTCTGTAAACCGTTACGGTTCTGTTTATATATTGGACGATGATACATGGGCAGATAAGGGCGGCTGGCTTGATACAAAGGATTATACCTATATCCGCAAAGAACAGGATCTCGGCGTTGTGGAATACAATGTAGATACCATTGAATCCAATAAAATCACAGTCAACAGAGATGGTGAGCTGGAAACTTTGAAGGAAAATCAGGATTATACAGTGAAGAACTCCGGAAGTAATGTACAGTGGAAGGAAAATCACTATGTGATTGATGCAGAGAACTTTGCAGAGGAAGGCAATTACAATGTGCTCTTCAACACCCGTGACCGTGCAAGCAATACGATGAACAACACCAGTGTGAAGAAAAATAACAAAAATCTTCCAATCGAGTTTACGGTGGATAAGACAGCGCCGACCGTTGTGGTATCCGGTGTTGAAGACGGCGGACAGTACCGCTCAGCCGAAAAGAATATGATTGTTGATGCCAAAGATAATCTGGCGCTTGCAAAGGTTATCATCAGCGTAGATGGAGAGAAAACAGTATACAATGCAGAGAAATTAAGGAAGTTAAACGGTATGATTGAAACTGCTGTTTCCAGTGCAAACAGTTGGCAGAATATTGAAATTACTTCGGAAGATGCAGCAGGAAACCAGCTTGGTCAGACAGAAGAAAATGACAAGGCACAGCCGGTTGTTATGAAGATTCTGGTAACATCGAACATTGTAATTCAGTATTACATGAATAAGCCATTATTCTATGGTTCTATTGCGGTCATAGTTATCATGGTGGGACTGATTGTTTTGCTTGTATGGAGAAAGAAAAAGTAA
- a CDS encoding serine/threonine protein kinase yields the protein MLETGSLVDGKYKILNKIGQGGMSIVYLAMNERANKQWAIKEVRRDGVKNFEVVKQGLLAETDLLKKLHHPNLPSIIDVIDSDGTFLIVMDYIEGRHLESVIKEYGAQNQEDVIKWAKQLCEVLSYLHSRKPPIIYRDMKPSNIMLKPDGKVMLIDFGIAREFKDTGVADTTCLGTQGYAAPEQYGGQGQTDARTDIYCLGATLYHLLTGHNPSEPPYEMYPIRYWNPELSSGLEEIILKCTQKNPDDRYQSCAELLYALEHYNELDIEYKRKQTLKWRSFLFASILTVLAGAGSEGFYLAEKNVTASTYDVYIKEAETLETTSPKESVEYYKNAITLNPMEGEAYEKLLKFFLWQNNEEGSSASDQVSCVFSDTEEQTVRKALGINGNGKRSNEEYLKGNSDAYNKFAYDLGIAYFYSYNGTGNKAASRKWLGIAAGAEPTEKLNEKNIARAKNLYKIAEYYDSLGVRNQAGDSMVSYSDYWLDLVKIVETDVKAGDNNVNILLSYKELTARVVSNATDFKRAGVTKKQMESQLDEAVSVLISMEIVTGSANADYEQEMKEALRENIAVAREIVESTFNTSNITTAQGGEEDAADTAAD from the coding sequence ATGCTTGAAACAGGTTCATTGGTTGACGGAAAATATAAAATATTGAATAAAATCGGGCAGGGAGGTATGAGCATTGTTTACCTTGCCATGAACGAAAGAGCAAATAAGCAGTGGGCGATTAAAGAAGTGCGCAGAGACGGAGTGAAGAATTTTGAGGTGGTAAAGCAGGGACTGCTTGCGGAAACCGATTTGCTGAAAAAGCTTCATCACCCCAACCTGCCAAGTATTATTGATGTGATTGACAGTGACGGAACCTTCCTGATTGTCATGGATTATATTGAAGGGCGTCATCTGGAGAGTGTGATTAAGGAATACGGGGCGCAGAATCAGGAGGACGTTATTAAATGGGCGAAGCAGCTTTGTGAGGTACTGTCTTACCTGCATTCCAGAAAGCCGCCGATTATTTACAGGGATATGAAGCCCTCCAATATTATGCTGAAGCCGGACGGAAAGGTTATGCTTATTGATTTTGGAATCGCCAGAGAGTTTAAGGACACCGGTGTGGCAGATACCACCTGTCTGGGAACACAGGGGTATGCCGCGCCGGAGCAGTACGGCGGGCAGGGACAGACAGATGCCAGGACAGATATTTACTGTCTGGGGGCGACTCTTTACCACCTGCTTACCGGGCATAATCCCAGTGAGCCGCCTTATGAAATGTATCCCATACGGTATTGGAATCCTGAACTGTCTTCCGGGCTGGAGGAAATTATTCTGAAATGTACCCAGAAAAATCCGGACGACAGATACCAGTCCTGTGCAGAATTGTTGTATGCGTTGGAGCATTATAATGAGTTGGATATTGAATATAAGAGAAAGCAGACACTGAAATGGAGAAGTTTTCTTTTCGCCAGTATTCTTACTGTGCTGGCAGGGGCAGGATCTGAGGGATTTTATCTGGCAGAAAAAAATGTGACGGCAAGTACTTATGATGTTTACATAAAAGAGGCGGAAACGCTGGAAACGACCAGTCCAAAAGAAAGTGTGGAATATTACAAAAATGCCATTACCTTAAATCCCATGGAAGGAGAGGCATACGAAAAACTGCTGAAATTCTTTTTGTGGCAGAACAATGAAGAAGGCAGCAGTGCTTCCGACCAGGTTTCCTGTGTGTTTTCCGATACAGAGGAGCAGACGGTGCGGAAGGCTCTTGGCATTAACGGAAATGGAAAGAGAAGTAATGAGGAATATTTAAAGGGAAACAGCGACGCGTACAATAAGTTTGCCTATGATTTGGGAATTGCTTATTTTTATTCTTATAACGGTACCGGAAACAAGGCAGCGTCCCGGAAATGGCTGGGAATTGCGGCAGGGGCAGAGCCTACAGAGAAATTAAATGAAAAGAACATTGCCAGGGCGAAAAATCTCTATAAGATTGCAGAGTATTATGACAGCTTGGGAGTGAGAAATCAGGCGGGAGATTCCATGGTTTCTTATTCTGATTACTGGCTGGATTTAGTAAAGATTGTGGAAACCGATGTAAAGGCAGGGGACAATAACGTGAATATTTTGTTGTCTTACAAAGAACTGACTGCCAGAGTTGTTTCCAATGCCACGGATTTTAAGAGAGCAGGGGTTACAAAAAAACAGATGGAAAGCCAGCTTGATGAGGCGGTTTCCGTGTTGATTTCCATGGAGATTGTCACAGGAAGCGCCAATGCAGATTATGAGCAGGAAATGAAGGAAGCGTTACGGGAGAATATTGCGGTGGCAAGGGAGATTGTGGAATCCACCTTTAACACCTCAAATATTACAACGGCACAGGGAGGTGAGGAAGATGCAGCAGATACAGCAGCAGATTAA
- a CDS encoding PP2C family protein-serine/threonine phosphatase, with protein MNYLTAVHTDVGIRKKTNQDSVLIETAATDYGQVLLSVVCDGMGGLAKGEVASAILVKAFSNWFHREFPEILYKGMEANTLRSSWTNLILEQNQKIKEYGLNCNVSLGTTAAAMLLTDHIYYIINVGDSRVYYLKDGITQMTVDQTFVQREMDLGRMTLEEAGNHPRRNVLLQCVGASSVIEPDFYVGEFEKDSVFMMCSDGFRHVIQPEEFYERLKPELMVTEEKMKESAVYFTELNKSRREDDNISVVLIRAY; from the coding sequence ATGAATTATTTGACAGCTGTCCACACAGATGTGGGAATTCGAAAAAAGACAAATCAGGACTCTGTGTTAATTGAAACAGCTGCTACAGATTACGGACAGGTTTTGTTGTCCGTGGTGTGTGATGGTATGGGCGGTCTTGCGAAAGGAGAGGTTGCCAGTGCTATCCTGGTAAAGGCATTTTCCAACTGGTTCCACAGGGAATTTCCGGAAATCCTTTATAAAGGCATGGAAGCCAATACCTTAAGAAGCAGTTGGACAAACCTGATTTTGGAACAGAATCAGAAGATAAAGGAATATGGTTTGAATTGTAATGTGAGTTTGGGAACAACAGCGGCTGCCATGCTGTTGACAGATCATATTTATTACATAATTAATGTGGGAGATTCCAGAGTGTATTACTTAAAGGACGGAATTACCCAGATGACGGTTGACCAGACCTTTGTACAAAGAGAAATGGATTTGGGAAGAATGACTTTGGAGGAAGCCGGAAATCACCCGAGAAGAAATGTTCTGCTGCAGTGCGTAGGCGCCAGCAGTGTCATTGAACCGGATTTTTATGTGGGAGAGTTTGAGAAGGATTCTGTATTTATGATGTGCTCAGACGGATTTCGACATGTGATTCAACCGGAGGAATTCTATGAAAGACTGAAGCCGGAATTGATGGTCACGGAAGAGAAGATGAAAGAAAGCGCTGTATATTTTACAGAATTAAATAAATCAAGAAGAGAAGATGACAATATTTCTGTCGTTTTGATTCGGGCATATTAG